From a single Micromonospora carbonacea genomic region:
- a CDS encoding TIGR02452 family protein: MSGRLREIARQTVEIAESGRYRNGAGDDVGIGAAVRAAVAGTRHHLPDEVLAVGDAEPGAGTVEVTHESTLQAACRLGSGAACLVFASAKNPGGGFLGGAKAQEESIARSSALYPCLLAVPEFYAFHRGQRDLRYSDRIIYSPGVPVLRDDKGNLLDQPYTTSFLTAAAPNLGAILRNQPEHAADVPAVLARRARRVLEVAAAHGHRTMVLGAWGCGVFRNGPVTVAEAFADALRVVDRFDRVVFAIRDGLPGTPVYRTFVERFSGTAAKSGDDRG, from the coding sequence GTGAGTGGTCGTCTCCGCGAGATTGCCCGACAGACGGTCGAGATCGCCGAGTCGGGGCGCTACCGCAATGGCGCCGGTGACGACGTCGGCATCGGTGCGGCCGTACGTGCCGCTGTCGCCGGCACTCGTCATCACCTGCCGGACGAGGTGCTCGCGGTGGGGGACGCGGAGCCCGGCGCCGGCACGGTGGAGGTGACGCACGAGTCGACGTTGCAGGCGGCGTGCCGGCTGGGGTCTGGTGCGGCGTGTCTGGTGTTCGCGTCGGCGAAGAATCCGGGTGGCGGGTTCCTGGGTGGGGCAAAGGCACAGGAGGAGAGCATCGCTCGCTCGTCGGCGCTGTACCCGTGTCTACTCGCCGTGCCGGAGTTCTATGCGTTCCACCGTGGGCAGCGGGATCTGCGGTACAGCGACAGGATCATCTACTCCCCGGGCGTACCGGTGTTGCGGGACGACAAGGGCAACCTGCTCGACCAGCCGTACACGACGTCGTTTCTGACCGCTGCGGCGCCGAACCTGGGCGCGATCCTCCGCAACCAGCCCGAGCACGCGGCGGATGTGCCGGCGGTGCTGGCCCGGCGTGCCCGGCGGGTGCTGGAGGTCGCGGCTGCGCACGGGCATCGGACGATGGTGTTGGGCGCGTGGGGGTGCGGGGTGTTCCGCAACGGTCCCGTGACGGTTGCCGAGGCATTCGCCGACGCGCTGCGGGTGGTCGACCGATTCGACCGCGTGGTGTTCGCCATCCGCGACGGCCTGCCGGGCACACCCGTGTATCGCACCTTCGTGGAGCGCTTTTCGGGGACCGCCGCGAAATCGGGTGACGATCGGGGGTGA
- a CDS encoding M23 family metallopeptidase, with protein MTGPLARVLTAACRVLATAGAAVLAVAGTAAVVATPAQAAGPRPNFQMPVSCGETWRMATYYGHDDYDIDLTFTGGTSNGRPVLASYSGTVTFAGWGNGGGWYVVIDHGGGWRTLSLHMIEAPMVTAGQWVSTGQQIGRVGSTGNSTGPHLHYEQVRDGVKTESYFNGVASGITSDGSPSTGPLYISGPTSPARNMTSQNCGQAANRQVYESGSHSGWQMLPVNSITGSATASMVIGGNKLLYTVNNGLVYEASSDTGWRNLWTGISGVSNNALAVISVDGVKYIYTVAGGMVYEASSANGWRNLWTGISGVSNNALAAINLNGVKIIYTVAGGMVHEAASNAGWVNRNTGISGVSNNALAVISVDGVKYIYTVAGGMVYEASSANGWRNLWTGISGVSSDALAAINFNGVKIIYTVAGGMVHEAASNAGWRNLNSGVRGTAVSATSISGVKVLYTV; from the coding sequence ATGACGGGTCCACTCGCCCGGGTCCTCACGGCGGCCTGCCGGGTACTCGCGACCGCCGGCGCGGCAGTGCTCGCGGTCGCGGGCACCGCCGCTGTCGTGGCCACCCCAGCCCAGGCCGCCGGCCCCCGACCCAACTTCCAGATGCCGGTGAGTTGCGGTGAGACCTGGAGAATGGCCACCTACTACGGCCACGACGACTACGACATCGACCTGACCTTCACCGGCGGGACCAGCAACGGCCGCCCGGTCCTCGCCTCGTACAGCGGCACCGTCACGTTCGCCGGCTGGGGGAACGGCGGCGGCTGGTACGTGGTCATCGATCACGGCGGCGGTTGGCGGACGCTCTCCCTGCACATGATCGAGGCACCGATGGTCACTGCCGGGCAGTGGGTGTCGACCGGCCAGCAGATCGGCCGGGTCGGCAGCACCGGCAACTCCACCGGCCCGCACCTGCACTACGAGCAGGTGCGCGACGGCGTCAAGACCGAGTCGTACTTCAACGGGGTGGCCTCCGGCATCACGTCCGACGGCAGCCCGTCCACCGGCCCCCTCTACATCTCCGGTCCCACCTCACCGGCCCGGAACATGACCAGCCAGAACTGTGGGCAGGCCGCCAACCGCCAGGTGTACGAGTCCGGCAGCCACAGTGGTTGGCAGATGCTGCCGGTCAACAGCATCACCGGCTCGGCCACCGCCTCGATGGTCATCGGCGGCAACAAGCTGCTCTACACGGTCAACAACGGCCTGGTGTACGAGGCGTCCAGCGACACCGGGTGGCGCAACCTCTGGACCGGCATCTCCGGCGTCAGCAACAACGCCCTCGCCGTGATCAGCGTCGACGGAGTGAAGTACATCTACACCGTGGCCGGCGGAATGGTGTACGAGGCGTCCAGCGCCAACGGCTGGCGCAACCTCTGGACCGGCATCTCCGGCGTCAGCAACAACGCCCTCGCCGCGATCAACCTCAACGGGGTGAAAATCATCTACACCGTGGCCGGCGGGATGGTGCACGAGGCGGCCAGCAACGCCGGCTGGGTGAACAGGAACACCGGCATCTCCGGCGTCAGCAACAACGCCCTCGCCGTGATCAGCGTCGACGGAGTGAAGTACATCTACACCGTGGCCGGCGGAATGGTGTACGAGGCGTCCAGCGCCAACGGCTGGCGCAACCTCTGGACCGGCATCTCCGGCGTCAGCTCCGACGCCCTCGCCGCGATCAACTTCAACGGGGTGAAGATCATCTACACCGTGGCTGGGGGGATGGTGCACGAGGCGGCCAGCAACGCCGGCTGGCGGAACCTCAACTCCGGCGTCCGTGGCACCGCCGTCTCGGCGACGAGCATCAGCGGCGTGAAGGTCCTCTACACCGTCTGA
- a CDS encoding sodium:calcium antiporter, with the protein MSSILLFVVGAALLIYSAEKLISYLVGAAAGLRVSVFLLAIIFTGIEFDDVAFGVALNMEDLSGVALGTVFGTAISMIGVVLALAAIISPTRVAVPGRYLALFAVAPLVLIPFLVFGPLTPLHGVLLLLLFAFFLGYVAMRELRRGTPATGTPPLVVPMPFDRARPLPGWAAIGLAVVALVGLVVGAAMTSIGTEGLLEEFRIQGALFGATIATLVLTLEDVLLTVEPTRRGAADIGLANVVGSVVFGVTGKLGIILLVGGSIVVDDEVLSWHLPVLVGMTALAACFLSTGRLRRWHGYVLLAAYVAYWVVSFAVFGEAPVEAD; encoded by the coding sequence TTGTCGTCGATACTTCTCTTCGTCGTCGGTGCCGCACTGCTGATCTACAGTGCGGAGAAGCTGATCTCCTATCTCGTCGGTGCCGCGGCCGGCCTGCGTGTCTCCGTCTTTCTGCTCGCGATCATATTCACCGGAATAGAGTTCGACGACGTCGCCTTCGGGGTGGCGCTCAACATGGAGGACCTCAGCGGCGTCGCGCTCGGCACCGTCTTCGGCACGGCGATCTCGATGATCGGGGTGGTGCTCGCCCTCGCCGCGATCATCTCGCCCACCCGGGTCGCCGTCCCGGGTCGCTACCTCGCCCTGTTCGCCGTCGCGCCCCTGGTGCTGATCCCCTTCCTCGTGTTCGGGCCCCTCACCCCGCTCCACGGCGTGCTGCTCCTGCTGCTGTTCGCGTTCTTCCTCGGCTACGTGGCGATGCGGGAGCTTCGGCGGGGCACGCCGGCTACCGGCACGCCGCCCCTCGTCGTGCCGATGCCGTTCGACCGGGCCCGGCCGCTTCCCGGCTGGGCGGCGATCGGGCTGGCCGTCGTCGCGCTCGTCGGTCTCGTCGTCGGTGCGGCCATGACCAGCATCGGCACCGAGGGCCTGCTGGAGGAGTTCCGGATCCAGGGGGCCCTGTTCGGTGCCACCATCGCCACCCTCGTGCTCACCCTGGAGGACGTGCTCCTGACCGTCGAGCCCACCCGCAGGGGCGCCGCCGACATCGGCCTCGCGAACGTCGTCGGCAGCGTCGTCTTCGGCGTGACCGGGAAGCTCGGCATCATCCTGCTCGTCGGGGGCAGCATCGTCGTCGACGACGAGGTGCTCTCCTGGCACCTCCCGGTGCTCGTCGGCATGACCGCCCTCGCCGCCTGCTTCCTCTCCACCGGCCGGCTGCGGCGCTGGCACGGGTACGTGCTGCTCGCCGCCTACGTCGCGTACTGGGTCGTCAGCTTCGCCGTCTTCGGTGAAGCGCCGGTCGAGGCCGACTGA
- a CDS encoding cellulose-binding domain-containing protein yields the protein MQRLAFVPQEVSLRKLAAVLAALLTTGAALTAPAPAQAADPACTGTVRITSMTWSPPQIMPGQGSTLTVVAQNCTDTPQQASFFSYQQFLGSGPGVPPGCPIVEPLPARPVTIEAGGTFTATSRYNTYAGCTATRLLVTAQFTLGSTLLDAGSANLEITAAPPPPGCAVTYRNVSRWAGGFVAEVTIAAIAGAPINGWTLAFDFAGDQRVTGGWNAAIAQTGTTVTARNETWNAVISPAGTATFGIQGTWHDSDAPPTAFTLNGAPCEVR from the coding sequence GTGCAACGGCTCGCATTCGTCCCGCAGGAGGTTTCGTTGCGCAAGCTCGCCGCCGTCCTCGCCGCGCTGTTGACCACCGGCGCCGCCCTCACCGCCCCCGCCCCCGCGCAAGCCGCCGATCCGGCCTGCACCGGCACCGTCCGGATCACGTCGATGACCTGGTCGCCGCCACAGATCATGCCCGGCCAGGGCAGCACCCTGACGGTCGTCGCGCAGAACTGCACCGACACGCCACAGCAGGCCTCGTTCTTCTCCTACCAACAGTTCCTCGGCTCCGGCCCCGGCGTCCCGCCCGGATGCCCCATCGTGGAGCCGCTCCCGGCACGCCCGGTCACCATCGAGGCCGGTGGGACGTTCACGGCGACGTCCCGCTACAACACGTATGCCGGCTGCACCGCCACCCGGCTTCTGGTCACCGCCCAGTTCACCCTCGGCAGCACGCTGCTCGACGCAGGCTCCGCCAACCTGGAGATCACGGCGGCACCGCCGCCGCCGGGATGCGCGGTGACGTACCGCAACGTCAGCCGGTGGGCCGGCGGCTTCGTCGCCGAGGTCACCATCGCCGCCATCGCGGGCGCACCGATCAACGGCTGGACGCTCGCCTTCGACTTCGCCGGCGACCAGCGCGTGACCGGCGGCTGGAACGCGGCCATCGCCCAGACCGGCACCACCGTCACGGCCCGCAACGAGACCTGGAACGCCGTCATCTCCCCCGCAGGCACCGCGACGTTCGGCATCCAGGGCACGTGGCACGACAGCGACGCGCCACCCACGGCCTTCACCCTCAACGGCGCACCCTGCGAGGTTCGCTGA
- a CDS encoding YkvA family protein: MHLVPDHGLVWRDWAVALAGAVALLLASWALLILLARRLPPGLLRDLAAFVPDCVTMVRRLRRDPRVPRRAKVAVLLAGLWVASPVDLIPEFLPVIGPLDDIVVVALALRYAGRQVPRDVLLAAWPGEARLIERLLGTPAASRASSPRIRQGAGD; encoded by the coding sequence GTGCACCTCGTACCCGATCATGGCCTTGTCTGGCGCGACTGGGCCGTCGCCCTGGCCGGCGCGGTCGCGCTGCTGCTCGCCTCGTGGGCGCTGCTGATCCTGCTGGCCCGCCGGCTCCCGCCCGGCCTGCTGCGGGACCTCGCCGCCTTCGTCCCGGACTGCGTCACCATGGTCCGCCGGCTGCGCAGGGACCCCAGGGTGCCCCGCCGGGCCAAGGTCGCCGTCCTGCTCGCCGGCCTCTGGGTGGCCAGCCCCGTCGACCTGATCCCCGAGTTCCTGCCCGTCATCGGGCCCCTCGACGACATCGTCGTGGTGGCGCTCGCCCTGCGCTACGCCGGCCGGCAGGTGCCCCGGGACGTCCTGCTGGCCGCCTGGCCGGGCGAGGCCCGCCTCATCGAGCGGCTCCTCGGCACACCAGCCGCGTCGCGCGCGTCTTCGCCCAGGATCCGGCAAGGGGCCGGCGATTGA
- a CDS encoding bile acid:sodium symporter family protein produces MSNDTVLILFPIAVGIVMLGLGLTLTLDDFRRVVRYPKAMVVCLVSQMLILPAICLGLVVAFDLRPELAVGMMLLAASPGGSTASLYSHLFKGDLALNISLTAVNSVLALFTLPVIVNLSVAGFVGSDSSIGLQFDKVIQVFALVLIPIAIGMTIRARFTAAALRLERAVKVLSVVVLILMISSVIAGLGAEVFDILGEIILAVVAFNLISMGLGYFGPRLLRVGERESIASAFEIGLHNASLAITIGMSPTLLDNSTMAMPSVTYGFVMFFTAAVFGVVVSRRVRAGAATGGLSAASSRV; encoded by the coding sequence ATGAGTAACGACACCGTGCTCATACTCTTCCCCATCGCTGTCGGCATCGTCATGCTCGGGCTCGGCCTCACGCTGACCCTCGACGACTTCCGCCGGGTGGTGCGCTACCCCAAGGCGATGGTCGTCTGCCTGGTCTCCCAGATGCTGATCCTGCCGGCGATCTGCCTGGGCCTGGTCGTCGCCTTCGACCTGCGACCCGAGCTGGCGGTCGGCATGATGCTGCTCGCCGCCTCACCGGGCGGCAGCACGGCCAGCCTCTACAGCCACCTGTTCAAGGGTGACCTCGCGCTCAACATCTCGCTGACCGCCGTCAACTCCGTGCTCGCGCTGTTCACCCTGCCGGTCATCGTGAACCTGTCGGTTGCGGGCTTCGTCGGCTCGGACAGCTCGATCGGCCTCCAGTTCGACAAGGTGATCCAGGTGTTCGCCCTGGTGCTGATCCCGATCGCGATCGGGATGACCATCCGGGCGAGGTTCACCGCCGCCGCCCTGCGCCTGGAGCGCGCCGTCAAGGTCCTGTCGGTGGTGGTGCTGATCCTGATGATCTCCAGCGTGATCGCCGGCCTCGGCGCGGAGGTGTTCGACATCCTCGGCGAGATCATCCTCGCGGTGGTGGCGTTCAACCTGATCAGCATGGGCCTCGGCTACTTCGGCCCCCGGCTGCTGCGCGTCGGCGAGCGGGAGTCGATCGCCTCGGCGTTCGAGATCGGCCTGCACAACGCCAGCCTGGCCATCACCATCGGGATGAGCCCGACGCTGCTCGACAACTCGACGATGGCGATGCCGTCGGTGACGTACGGCTTCGTCATGTTCTTCACCGCCGCCGTCTTCGGCGTCGTCGTCTCCCGTCGCGTGCGCGCGGGGGCCGCGACCGGCGGCTTGTCGGCGGCGTCGAGCCGGGTGTGA
- a CDS encoding aminotransferase class V-fold PLP-dependent enzyme, whose translation METSVTSGSAERLLARIRDGVVGEGEVLDGPYGPRRITYADYTASGRALDFVEDAVRDWVLPRYANTHTESSATGLATGRLREDARRTVHDAVGGTDEHVVVFCGSGATAAVDKLVGMLELRLPHGPAHRHGLLDRIPPRQRPVVFVGPYEHHSNELPWRETYAEVVVIGADPDGHIDRADLAAQLARYADRPLRIGSFSAASNVTGILSDTDSIAALLHAHGALSCWDYAAAGPYVPIRMGESTPGAADGKDAVFLSPHKFVGGPQTPGILVVRRDLVRNRVPTTPGGGTVAFVDPVGHRYLDDPVAREEGGTPAIVESIRAGLVFALKQAVGTDVIRAREERLWSRALRRWSANPGIEILGSTRARRLPIVSVQIRHGDRHLHHNFVVALLNDLFGIQARGGCSCAGPYGHRLLGIDEERSRAFREEIALGCEGIKPGWARITFNYFVSDVVADYLVDAVDLIARHGHRLLTDYRFDARTGLWRHRRGPGRPLRLADLSALLVGGPTPAGRRERVGEDALAGYLREARRILAGRDDRLDEGPTGLPPGVEALRWFHLPPACVAPPDAPSSR comes from the coding sequence ATGGAGACATCGGTCACTTCGGGCAGCGCGGAGCGGCTGCTGGCCCGGATCCGGGACGGGGTCGTCGGCGAGGGCGAGGTGCTGGACGGGCCCTACGGGCCGCGCCGGATCACGTACGCCGACTACACCGCCTCGGGGCGGGCGCTGGACTTCGTGGAGGACGCCGTCCGGGACTGGGTGCTGCCCCGCTACGCCAACACCCACACCGAGAGCTCCGCCACCGGCCTGGCCACCGGGCGGCTGCGCGAGGACGCCCGACGCACCGTCCACGACGCCGTCGGCGGGACCGACGAGCACGTCGTCGTCTTCTGCGGTTCGGGGGCCACGGCGGCGGTCGACAAGCTGGTCGGGATGCTCGAACTGCGGCTGCCGCACGGGCCGGCCCACCGCCACGGCCTGCTCGACCGCATCCCGCCCCGGCAGCGTCCGGTGGTGTTCGTGGGCCCCTACGAGCACCACTCCAACGAGCTGCCGTGGCGCGAGACGTACGCCGAGGTGGTCGTCATCGGCGCGGACCCGGACGGGCACATCGACCGGGCGGACCTCGCCGCGCAACTGGCCCGGTACGCGGACCGGCCACTGCGCATCGGCAGCTTCTCCGCCGCCTCCAACGTCACCGGGATCCTCTCCGACACCGACTCGATCGCCGCGCTGCTGCACGCCCACGGCGCCCTGTCCTGCTGGGACTACGCCGCCGCCGGCCCGTACGTGCCGATCCGGATGGGCGAGTCGACCCCGGGGGCCGCCGACGGCAAGGACGCGGTCTTCCTGTCGCCGCACAAGTTCGTCGGCGGCCCGCAGACGCCGGGGATCCTGGTGGTGCGCCGGGACCTGGTCCGCAACCGGGTGCCGACGACCCCGGGTGGCGGCACGGTGGCGTTCGTCGACCCGGTCGGCCACCGCTACCTCGACGACCCGGTCGCGCGGGAGGAGGGCGGCACGCCGGCGATCGTCGAGTCGATCCGGGCGGGGCTGGTGTTCGCCCTCAAGCAGGCCGTCGGCACCGACGTCATCCGGGCCCGCGAGGAGCGGCTGTGGTCGCGGGCGCTGCGCCGCTGGTCGGCGAACCCGGGGATCGAGATCCTCGGCAGCACCCGGGCCCGGCGGCTGCCCATCGTGTCGGTGCAGATCCGCCACGGCGACCGGCACCTGCACCACAACTTCGTCGTCGCGTTGCTCAACGACCTGTTCGGCATCCAGGCGCGCGGGGGCTGCTCCTGCGCGGGACCCTACGGCCACCGCCTGCTGGGGATCGACGAGGAACGCTCCCGCGCGTTCCGGGAGGAGATCGCCCTCGGCTGCGAGGGGATCAAGCCCGGCTGGGCGCGGATCACCTTCAACTACTTCGTCTCCGACGTGGTCGCCGACTATCTCGTCGACGCGGTCGACCTGATCGCCCGGCACGGGCACCGGCTGCTGACCGACTACCGGTTCGACGCCCGCACCGGCCTGTGGCGGCACCGTCGCGGCCCGGGACGGCCGCTGCGCCTGGCCGACCTGAGCGCCCTGCTGGTCGGCGGCCCGACGCCCGCCGGCCGGCGGGAGCGGGTCGGCGAGGACGCCCTGGCCGGATACCTGCGCGAGGCGCGGCGGATCCTCGCCGGCCGCGACGACCGCCTCGACGAGGGCCCCACCGGGCTGCCGCCCGGCGTCGAGGCGCTGCGCTGGTTCCACCTCCCGCCGGCCTGCGTCGCGCCCCCGGACGCGCCGTCGTCGCGCTGA
- a CDS encoding inositol monophosphatase family protein, with amino-acid sequence MVSGAELDDCRRVAEEAARLGGRELLLRFGDHGRVDHKTASTDLVSEADRASEARIVALLRARRPDDGIVAEEGSGHTGSSGLRWVLDPLDGTVNYVSGVPFWCVSVACEERTPHGWRPVVGVVLDPVHDELFHAVRGRGAFRDDVPLARRAGVALDEVILAAGYAYDVAHRRVQAAVVTDLAGDVRGVRMLGSTALALAWIAAGRCDAYVEDRTFRWDWAAGLVIAVEAGAAVEVSGSRVLAAPPELIDGLRPRVAALG; translated from the coding sequence ATGGTCAGTGGTGCCGAGTTGGACGACTGCCGGCGGGTCGCCGAGGAGGCGGCGCGGCTCGGCGGCCGGGAGCTGCTGCTGCGCTTCGGCGACCACGGCCGGGTCGACCACAAGACGGCGTCCACCGACCTGGTGAGCGAGGCGGACCGGGCCAGCGAGGCACGTATCGTGGCGCTGCTGCGCGCCCGTCGGCCCGACGACGGCATCGTCGCCGAGGAGGGCAGCGGCCACACCGGCAGCTCCGGGCTGCGCTGGGTGCTGGACCCCCTCGACGGGACGGTGAACTACGTCTCCGGCGTGCCGTTCTGGTGCGTCAGCGTGGCCTGCGAGGAGCGGACGCCGCACGGGTGGCGGCCGGTGGTCGGCGTGGTCCTCGACCCGGTGCACGACGAGTTGTTCCACGCCGTGCGGGGCCGGGGCGCGTTCCGCGACGACGTCCCGCTGGCCCGGCGGGCGGGCGTCGCGCTCGACGAGGTGATCCTCGCCGCCGGGTACGCGTACGACGTGGCCCACCGCAGGGTGCAGGCGGCCGTGGTCACCGACCTGGCCGGCGACGTGCGCGGGGTGCGGATGCTCGGCTCCACCGCGCTGGCCCTGGCCTGGATCGCGGCGGGGCGCTGCGACGCGTACGTCGAGGACCGCACCTTCCGGTGGGACTGGGCGGCCGGGCTGGTGATCGCCGTCGAGGCCGGCGCGGCCGTCGAGGTGAGCGGCAGCCGCGTCCTCGCCGCCCCGCCGGAGCTGATCGACGGGCTGCGTCCCCGGGTCGCCGCGCTGGGCTGA
- a CDS encoding acyl-CoA dehydrogenase family protein: MSTTTEAPTREELVQRAAGLVPLIRKHAAWQEENRRLHDETVAAIEEAGLFRLRTPRRYGGYEVDTRTLVAVATELGRGDASTAWVTSVLWIPTWLAGLFPDEAQDEVFAVPHARVCGTNSVGGTAVPTDGGVVVNGNWHFISGAHHAQWQEIAVVVLRPDAEPEPIMALVPIGSLEIVDDWYTTGLTATGSVTTVARDLFVPNSHIIPMSAAMIPQGLSQGNADSPVWRTPAALNAAASGVGAAVGVAKAARDEFFDRLPGRKITYTEYENQSEAPVTHLKVGTALMKIEQAEFHAYHAADLVDTKAATGAEWTLEERARVRADHGWATRLAKEAVDLFASASGGTSIYRDVPIQRIVRDVNAMSLHGLINPDTNTELYGRIACGLGPNTLFI, from the coding sequence GTGTCCACGACCACCGAAGCACCCACCCGTGAGGAGCTGGTCCAGCGGGCGGCGGGTCTCGTCCCGCTGATCCGCAAGCACGCGGCGTGGCAGGAGGAGAATCGTCGGCTGCACGACGAGACGGTAGCCGCGATCGAGGAGGCGGGGCTGTTCAGGCTCCGCACGCCCCGCCGCTACGGCGGGTACGAGGTGGACACCCGCACCCTCGTGGCGGTCGCCACGGAGCTGGGCCGGGGCGACGCCAGCACCGCGTGGGTCACCTCGGTGCTGTGGATCCCCACCTGGCTCGCCGGCCTCTTCCCCGACGAGGCCCAGGACGAGGTGTTCGCCGTTCCCCACGCCCGGGTGTGCGGCACCAACAGCGTCGGCGGCACGGCCGTGCCCACCGACGGGGGCGTCGTCGTCAACGGCAACTGGCACTTCATCAGCGGGGCCCACCACGCGCAGTGGCAGGAGATCGCGGTGGTCGTGCTGCGCCCCGACGCCGAGCCGGAGCCGATCATGGCGCTGGTGCCGATCGGCAGCCTGGAGATCGTCGACGACTGGTACACCACCGGCCTGACCGCGACCGGCAGCGTCACCACCGTGGCCCGGGACCTGTTCGTCCCGAACAGCCACATCATCCCGATGAGCGCGGCGATGATCCCGCAGGGCCTGTCGCAGGGCAACGCCGACTCCCCCGTCTGGCGCACCCCGGCGGCGCTGAACGCGGCGGCGTCGGGCGTGGGCGCGGCCGTCGGCGTGGCCAAGGCCGCCCGCGACGAGTTCTTCGACCGGCTGCCCGGCCGGAAGATCACCTACACGGAGTACGAGAACCAGAGCGAGGCCCCGGTCACCCACCTGAAGGTCGGCACCGCGCTCATGAAGATCGAGCAGGCCGAGTTCCACGCCTACCACGCCGCCGACCTGGTCGACACGAAGGCGGCCACCGGCGCCGAGTGGACCCTCGAGGAGCGGGCCCGGGTGCGCGCCGACCACGGCTGGGCGACGCGGCTGGCCAAGGAGGCGGTGGACCTGTTCGCCTCCGCCAGCGGCGGCACCTCCATCTACCGGGACGTGCCGATCCAGCGGATCGTCCGCGACGTCAACGCGATGAGCCTGCACGGGCTGATCAACCCCGACACCAACACCGAGCTGTACGGCCGGATCGCCTGCGGCCTGGGCCCGAACACCCTGTTCATCTGA
- a CDS encoding DUF899 domain-containing protein: protein MAFPQIVSREEWTTAREKLLEEEKALTRARDQLSAARRAMPVVPVEKEYVFASPSGPVTLLDLFQGRRQLIVRHFMFAPEAKEGCVGCSMQADNVGNLSHMHARDTSFVMIARAPIEKIEQFKARMGWSHIPWVSSFGSDFNYDFNVSMEKGELPAVSSFIRDGEKIYHASSVFDRGGEVFINTYNYLDVTPLGRQEEGLAHPWDWWRHHDRYDSDEAANPGENWWTGVNKFRVRQDGAAAQPAEAGTQ from the coding sequence ATGGCTTTTCCGCAGATCGTCTCGCGTGAGGAATGGACCACGGCCCGGGAGAAGCTCCTGGAGGAGGAGAAGGCGCTGACCCGGGCGCGCGACCAGCTCAGCGCCGCCCGCCGGGCCATGCCCGTGGTGCCGGTGGAGAAGGAGTACGTGTTCGCCTCGCCGTCGGGCCCGGTGACGCTGCTCGACCTGTTCCAGGGCCGCCGCCAGCTCATCGTGCGGCACTTCATGTTCGCCCCGGAGGCGAAGGAGGGCTGCGTCGGCTGCTCGATGCAGGCCGACAACGTCGGCAACCTGTCGCACATGCACGCCCGGGACACCTCGTTCGTGATGATCGCCCGCGCGCCGATCGAGAAGATCGAGCAGTTCAAGGCCCGGATGGGCTGGAGCCACATCCCGTGGGTCTCGTCGTTCGGCAGCGACTTCAACTACGACTTCAACGTCTCGATGGAGAAGGGCGAGCTGCCGGCCGTCAGCTCGTTCATCCGCGACGGCGAGAAGATCTACCACGCCAGCTCGGTGTTCGACCGGGGCGGCGAGGTGTTCATCAACACCTACAACTACCTCGACGTCACCCCGCTGGGGCGGCAGGAGGAGGGGCTGGCCCACCCGTGGGACTGGTGGCGTCACCACGACCGCTACGACTCCGACGAGGCCGCCAACCCGGGCGAGAACTGGTGGACCGGGGTCAACAAGTTCCGGGTGCGCCAGGACGGCGCGGCCGCCCAGCCGGCGGAGGCCGGCACGCAGTGA
- a CDS encoding helix-turn-helix transcriptional regulator, whose product MNPLGEFLRSRRGVIRPQDAGLTRYGERRRVSGLRREELAQLAGVSVSYYTRLEQGQAHNVSDEVLDAVARALQLDGDERAHLFVLARPGRSAGDRAARAHAAPPALHQMLAMMPDVPAMVLGAATDVHAWNPLGHALLAWHLDEPPNMSSSVFLDPRMRELYADWPGKARSVVAYLRMAVGRYRGDRRVVGLVEELLSRSPEFAAMWAEHPVSTCESMTYDMAHPVVGALTVNQHTLRLEETPDLMLVTFTVEAGSPSAAALRMLGGIPRRAPAAAPPPTPRHSVTVT is encoded by the coding sequence ATGAATCCGCTGGGCGAGTTCCTCCGATCGCGTCGCGGCGTCATCCGCCCGCAGGACGCCGGCCTGACCCGCTACGGCGAGCGCCGGCGGGTCTCCGGGCTGCGCCGCGAGGAGCTGGCCCAGCTCGCCGGGGTCAGCGTCTCCTACTACACCCGGCTGGAGCAGGGCCAGGCGCACAACGTGTCCGACGAGGTGCTCGACGCGGTCGCCCGCGCGTTGCAGCTCGACGGCGACGAGCGCGCCCACCTGTTCGTGCTGGCCCGCCCCGGCCGGTCGGCGGGCGACCGGGCCGCCCGGGCCCACGCGGCGCCGCCGGCCCTGCACCAGATGCTCGCGATGATGCCCGACGTGCCGGCGATGGTGCTCGGCGCCGCGACCGACGTGCACGCCTGGAACCCGCTGGGCCACGCGCTGCTCGCCTGGCACCTCGACGAGCCGCCCAACATGAGCAGCTCGGTCTTCCTCGACCCCCGGATGCGCGAGCTGTACGCGGACTGGCCGGGCAAGGCCCGCTCCGTGGTGGCCTACCTGCGGATGGCCGTGGGGCGCTACCGGGGCGACCGCCGGGTCGTCGGGCTGGTCGAGGAGCTGCTGTCGCGCAGCCCGGAGTTCGCCGCCATGTGGGCCGAGCACCCGGTGAGCACCTGCGAGTCGATGACCTACGACATGGCGCACCCGGTGGTCGGGGCGCTGACGGTCAACCAGCACACGCTGCGGCTGGAGGAGACCCCCGACCTGATGCTGGTGACCTTCACCGTCGAGGCCGGCTCGCCGTCGGCGGCGGCCCTGCGGATGCTCGGCGGCATCCCCCGCCGCGCCCCCGCCGCGGCCCCGCCGCCCACGCCCCGGCACAGCGTCACCGTCACCTGA